The following are encoded together in the Glycine max cultivar Williams 82 chromosome 8, Glycine_max_v4.0, whole genome shotgun sequence genome:
- the LOC100794159 gene encoding bidirectional sugar transporter N3 — MALNSHNHLALAFGMLGNVISFMVYLAPLPTFYRIYKKKSTEGFQSLPYLVALFSSMLWLYYASLKPADATLLITINSLGCVIEIVYIVMFTIYATKDARNLTVKLFMVMNVGSFALIFLVTYFAIHGSLRVQVVGWVCVSIAVGVFAAPLSIVAQVIRTKNVEFMPFNLSLFLTLSAVMWFFYGLLLKDICIAIPNILGFTLGLLQMLLYAIYRNGKTNNKEVATKEEKALEAIMKNVVVVNPLGTCEVYPVINKENNNGQGIEGAKEKECPV; from the exons ATGGCTCTGAACAGTCACAATCATTTGGCTTTAGCTTTTGGCATGCTAG GAAACGTCATTTCCTTCATGGTGTACTTGGCACCCCT GCCAACATTTTACCGAATATACAAAAAGAAATCCACAGAAGGTTTCCAATCACTGCCTTACCTGGTGGCACTCTTCAGTTCCATGCTTTGGCTATACTATGCCTCACTCAAGCCAGCTGATGCTACTCTCCTCATTACCATTAATTCATTGGGATGTGTCATTGAGATTGTTTACATTGTCATGTTCACAATCTATGCCACCAAGGATGCCAGG AACTTAACCGTCAAATTATTTATGGTGATGAACGTGGGTTCCTTCGCCTTGATCTTCCTCGTCACCTACTTTGCTATACATGGCTCCCTACGTGTCCAAGTCGTTGGATGGGTTTGTGTATCTATTGCAGTTGGTGTTTTTGCGGCACCTCTCAGCATTGTG GCTCAGGTTATTCGAACCAAGAATGTCGAGTTTATGCCGTTTAACTTGTCACTTTTCCTCACCCTAAGTGCCGTAATGTGGTTTTTCTATGGCCTCTTACTCAAGGACATATGCATTGCT ATCCCAAATATTCTTGGCTTCACATTGGGACTGCTTCAGATGTTGCTCTATGCAATTTACAGAAATGGTAAAACTAACAATAAGGAAGTTGCTACAAAGGAGGAGAAAGCACTAGAGGCAATAATGAAAAACGTTGTTGTGGTGAACCCGTTGGGAACGTGTGAAGTGTACCCAGTTATCAATAAAGAGAATAACAATGGACAAGGAATAGAAGGTGCCAAAGAGAAGGAATGCCCAGTGTGA
- the LOC100794686 gene encoding probable U3 small nucleolar RNA-associated protein 11 — MSSLRNAIPRRAHKERSQPSSRKKFGLLEKHKDYIQRAKAFHKKEDTLRKLREKAANRNEDEFYFKMVRTKTVDGVHKPESEANKYTQEELMLMKTQDMGYILQKIQSERNKIERLTASLHSIDNQPANKHVFFAEDREEAKELESRHQKSKIPLTSGDIPAGIKRKTDRSYQELEARRGRLSQLEKIYMDMTMQKELQKKGRKRKLREDEIVCPTTKPVYMWRAERKR, encoded by the exons ATGTCTTCTCTTCGAAACGCCATTCCCAGGCGTGCTCACAAAGAGCGTTCTCAACC GTCGTCGAGGAAAAAATTCGGCCTTCTCGAAAAGCACAAGGACTATATCCAGCGTGCTAAAGCATTCCACAAGAAAGAAGACACTTTGCGG AAACTTAGGGAAAAAGCAGCGAATAGAAATGAAGATGAATTTTACTTCAAGATGGTTAGAACAAAAACCGTTGATGGAGTTCATAAACCAGA GAGTGAAGCGAATAAGTATACTCAGGAAGAGCTTATGCTGATGAAGACTCAGGACATGGGTTACATTCTTCAGAAGATTCAGAGTGAGAGAAAT AAAATTGAAAGGCTAACTGCCTCACTGCACTCTATCGATAATCAGCCGGCGAACAAGCATGTTTTCTTTGCTGAGGACAG GGAAGAGGCTAAAGAGTTAGAATCACGACatcaaaaaagtaaaattcCACTTACTTCTGGTGATATTCCTGCTGGCATTAAGAG aaAAACAGATCGGTCTTACCAAGAGTTGGAAGCAAGGAGGGGTAGACTCAGCCAACTAGAGAAAATCTACATGGATATGACAATGCAGAAGGAGTTGCAG AAAAAAGGTAGGAAGCGCAAACTACGTGAAGACGAGATTGTTTGTCCAACAACTAAACCGGTATACATGTGGCGTGCTGAAAGAAAGCGTTGA
- the BZIP10 gene encoding transcription factor bZIP10 isoform X1, whose protein sequence is MASSKVVSTNPDLPRNSSSSSSSSSTSPISPLSSLLSDLHPMDDILKSISPKSVDDVWNDIVTGATVHDAVSATTTDNADAAMTLEDFLTKAIREEDVRGAPPPPPPPPPSSFLPFPADGSSSSVEPFANGVSAAPSNSVQKGKRRAVEEPVDKATLQKQRRMIKNRESAARSRERKQAYTSELEYLVHQLEQENVQLLNEELFECIIPIEVMPKPKKKLRRVNSAQSL, encoded by the exons ATGGCGTCGTCGAAGGTTGTCTCGACGAATCCGGATCTGCCACGAAACTCTTCTTCGTCGTCGTCTTCTTCATCAACTTCTCCTATATCTcccctttcttctcttctctccgATCTGCACCCAATGGACGACATTCTCAAGTCCATCAGCCCCAAGTCGGTCGACGACGTCTGGAATGACATCGTTACCGGCGCCACCGTCCACGACGCCGTCTCTGCCACCACTACCGACAATGCCGACGCCGCCATGACCCTCGAGGATTTCCTCACCAAGGCCATAAGAGAGGAAGACGTCAGAGgggctcctcctcctcctcctcctcctcctccttcttcctTTCTCCCCTTCCCTGCCGATGGCTCTTCCTCCTCCGTTGAGCCTTTCGCCAATGGCGTTAGTGCCGCGCCGTCGAATTCGGTTCAGAAAGGGAAGAGAAGAGCCGTGGAGGAACCGGTTGACAAGGCAACGCTTCAGAAGCAGAGGAGGATGATCAAGAATAGAGAGTCTGCTGCTAGGTCCAGGGAACGCAAGCAG GCTTACACATCTGAGCTTGAGTATCTGGTTCACCAGCTAGAGCAAGAGAATGTGCAGTTATTAAATGAAGAG CTTTTCGAGTGCATCATTCCAATTGAGGTGATGCCTAAACCGAAGAAAAAACTTCGAAGAGTAAATTCAGCACAATCATTGTGA
- the BZIP10 gene encoding transcription factor bZIP10: MASSKVVSTNPDLPRNSSSSSSSSSTSPISPLSSLLSDLHPMDDILKSISPKSVDDVWNDIVTGATVHDAVSATTTDNADAAMTLEDFLTKAIREEDVRGAPPPPPPPPPSSFLPFPADGSSSSVEPFANGVSAAPSNSVQKGKRRAVEEPVDKATLQKQRRMIKNRESAARSRERKQAYTSELEYLVHQLEQENVQLLNEEAEMRRQRKKQLFECIIPIEVMPKPKKKLRRVNSAQSL; this comes from the exons ATGGCGTCGTCGAAGGTTGTCTCGACGAATCCGGATCTGCCACGAAACTCTTCTTCGTCGTCGTCTTCTTCATCAACTTCTCCTATATCTcccctttcttctcttctctccgATCTGCACCCAATGGACGACATTCTCAAGTCCATCAGCCCCAAGTCGGTCGACGACGTCTGGAATGACATCGTTACCGGCGCCACCGTCCACGACGCCGTCTCTGCCACCACTACCGACAATGCCGACGCCGCCATGACCCTCGAGGATTTCCTCACCAAGGCCATAAGAGAGGAAGACGTCAGAGgggctcctcctcctcctcctcctcctcctccttcttcctTTCTCCCCTTCCCTGCCGATGGCTCTTCCTCCTCCGTTGAGCCTTTCGCCAATGGCGTTAGTGCCGCGCCGTCGAATTCGGTTCAGAAAGGGAAGAGAAGAGCCGTGGAGGAACCGGTTGACAAGGCAACGCTTCAGAAGCAGAGGAGGATGATCAAGAATAGAGAGTCTGCTGCTAGGTCCAGGGAACGCAAGCAG GCTTACACATCTGAGCTTGAGTATCTGGTTCACCAGCTAGAGCAAGAGAATGTGCAGTTATTAAATGAAGAG GCTGAGATGAGAAGGCAGAGGAAAAAGCAG CTTTTCGAGTGCATCATTCCAATTGAGGTGATGCCTAAACCGAAGAAAAAACTTCGAAGAGTAAATTCAGCACAATCATTGTGA